The Candidatus Aminicenantes bacterium nucleotide sequence ACGATCTCTCCCTGCCGCAACCGAAGCTCCTGGCGGAAAGCCGCTCCAGCAAAGGGGTTGGGCCGCAGGGAAACCCGGACCCGCCCGACCTTGACCAACCGGTTATTGTCGTCCCACGAGTCCGTCTTTCCGATATAGAAGAGGATGTCGCCCGATGCCTCCACCCAAACGTTGAGGCCGATGTCCCCGTTGCCGAGGGGCATCGAGCCCAGGGCGTCCTTGCTGGGCGAGTCCCAAATGATGTTATAGGCGTCCGGAGAGCCCGCTTTCGTATTGCTTTGCCCAGGCGCCGGGATGGCTGCGCCAAATAGTCCAAAGACTAGGATTAGAACAAATAGCCGGCTCCCAGGTATCGTGTTTGTTTTCATGCCCATACCTCCCATTGGAGCGGCCGGATCGCCCTCTATCATTCGGGGCGAGGAGCGGCCGCTCGGATGCCTGCCAGCCTATCACCGGACGCGAAAAAATCCAACTCCCCTCCTGTTTTTCTCGATCTTCGCCCAATTCCGAGGAGGCCAAGCGGTTCGGGGTACCGGCCAACGGCGAAATTGCGAGGCCGGCACCTTTTTCCATAGCTCTCTGCGGGAACCTGGCTCTAGCCAGGCGCCGAGGGCTGTTTGAGCACGCGACCATCTATCAGAATCGAAATGAAGTGGGGAGGCCGCCAAAACCGGGCGATCTGGAATGCGCAGTTCCGAGGTGCCGAAGGAATTCTTATATTCCGAAGGCGCCTAACACTTTTGATTTTATTGATATCACCTCCCCGGCCCCTCCTTCAAAGGAGGGAGTCGGTCAACGCCTTCGGCTGCATGTGGCGAGGCGAGGCAGACGCCGCCGGGCCGGTACTCCGAACCGCACTCCTCGGAATTGGGCGATGAATCTTTTTCTGTCCCCCAAACGGGCCTTTCGGGCGTATATATGAAAGAGCAGCCATGGACGAAACCGCCCTGATCCGGACCGCCCGCGAAGGCGACGGGGACGCCTTCCGGACGCTCTTCGACGCCCACAACGGGCGGGTCTTCGGCCTGGCCTACAAGTACCTGCGCAATCGGGCCGACGCCGAGGACGTCCTGCAGGAGACCTTCATCCGCGCCTACCGCGCCCTGGACACCTTCGATCCGGTCAAGAACGCGGATTTCGGGGTCTGGATCAACCGGATCTGCGTCAACTGCAGCATCGACGCCCTGCGCCGGTCGCGGCGCCGAAGCGCCCAGCCCCTGGAGGGCGAGACTTTGAACACCTTGCCGTCGGATGCCCCCGGGGACGACCCGGAACGAGCGGCCCGCGGCCGCGAAATTCGGGAGCGGGTCGATAAAGCCCTCAACCGGCTTTCGCCCCGCCAACGGATGATCTTCACCCTGCGACACGACATGGGCTACACCATCCGGGAGATCGCCCGGACGGTCGGATCCACGGAGGGAAGCGTCAAAAAGCATCTCTTCCGGGCCGTGGAAGCCCTGAAGTCCCGTCTCCGACGGTACGCCATGGAGGACGGTCATGAAATGTAAAGAAGCCCGTCGGGCTATCGTGCTCGACCATTACAAGGAGCTCGACCCGGCCGGAAAGGCCCGGCTCGAAGCCCATCTTCTGGCCTGCGCGGCTTGCGCCGCCGATCGAGAGGAAACCGGAGCCGTGCTGGGGCTCGTCTCGGCTCACGGGCGGACCGATGTCCCAGCCTTCGACGCTGATAAAACCTGGCGTGTGGTCCGGGATGGGATCGCCGGACCGGACCGGGTGCCGCGCCCGGCGCTCGCATCTTGGCGCCGCTTCGTCCCCGCCGCGGCGGGCCTCGTCGCGGTTCTGGCGGCCGGCATTCTCATCGGCCGCTTCGCCCTCAAACCCCAACCGGGGCCCCTCCAGAGACCCGGGCCATCCGCGGCAGGCCCTTCCGCGCTCATCGCAGCCGGCTCTTCGAGCCCGACCTCCGTCCAGCCGATGTTCGC carries:
- a CDS encoding sigma-70 family RNA polymerase sigma factor; the protein is MDETALIRTAREGDGDAFRTLFDAHNGRVFGLAYKYLRNRADAEDVLQETFIRAYRALDTFDPVKNADFGVWINRICVNCSIDALRRSRRRSAQPLEGETLNTLPSDAPGDDPERAARGREIRERVDKALNRLSPRQRMIFTLRHDMGYTIREIARTVGSTEGSVKKHLFRAVEALKSRLRRYAMEDGHEM
- a CDS encoding zf-HC2 domain-containing protein encodes the protein MKCKEARRAIVLDHYKELDPAGKARLEAHLLACAACAADREETGAVLGLVSAHGRTDVPAFDADKTWRVVRDGIAGPDRVPRPALASWRRFVPAAAGLVAVLAAGILIGRFALKPQPGPLQRPGPSAAGPSALIAAGSSSPTSVQPMFASHLDDLRPILLDFSHTVTGGKPGAFVPVDERLLRGLLLQNVLLRRTLNGNDPAAAELLDDLDLILKEIINGREPGGASPAQVRDLINDRSILFRMQILKTT